One part of the Kwoniella dendrophila CBS 6074 chromosome 5, complete sequence genome encodes these proteins:
- a CDS encoding A/G-specific adenine glycosylase has product MRASLSRSPSILSIPDSDGSDYQPTKVERDISPKKSSVKRKRIATTTIKTKTETKSVVKRNSTAVRGESDLEDIEDSVSGGPSIHRDHDLEYHDVEKIAEVQEDLLSWFEDCREKRGMPWRKKYDPNLTMEEKGQRAYEIWVSEVMLQQTQVATVIAYWKRWIEKWPTIADLAKADVEEVNAMWRGLGYYRRARSLLAGAKTVMSKSKYKGRLPDDPVILEKEIDGVGRYTAGAICSMAYGVRTPIVDGNIHRLFTRLLALHAPQTAPTTIKFLWSSAEQLIGTLPTDANRKGIAGDWNQALMELGSQVCKPTSPDCQICPIKSSCKAYSEISKSPPEPTTSSCPLCSPIPSSSNSSKSHIPNVTIFPMKKEKKASRDEEESVLVVEWKGENGDRKWLMIKRPEKGLLAGLFEPPTTPTSSSSTTTKDWLQDSLTALQDYITIPSDLDQLKEIGEYQFISSIPHIFSHINMTYHIHHLIIQSSSLYPLEPPSILPNTPRITVWLNQEEIVHSNIGTGVKKVWSELYGSWGSFDRGSASSTLSKKSNKKVKIANNQKQKQPLAETEMQNGKLVLKQKIMMPAMPIQKVKQ; this is encoded by the exons ATGCGTGCTAGTTTATCAAGATCACCATCgatattatctatacctgATTCAGACGGTAGCGATTATCAGCCTACTAAAGTTGAAAGAGacatttcacctaaaaaatcTTCGGTCAAACGTAAAAGGATCGCAACGACGACGATCAAGACTAAGACGGAAACCAAGAGTGTCGTTAAGCGAAACTCTACAGCTGTGAGAGGTGAAAGCGATCTAGAAGATATCGAAGATTCGGTTTCGGGTGGACCAAGTATACACAGAGATCATGATTTAGAGTATCATGATGTTGAGAAGATTGCTGAGGTGCAAGAAGATCTCTTGAGCTGGTTTGAGGATTGTAG AGAAAAAAGAGGTATGCCATGGAGAAAGAAATATGATCCTAATCTGACTATGGAAGAGAAAGGACAAAGGGCATATGAG atttgGG TATCAGAAGTTATGTTACAACAAACTCAAGTAGCAACC GTTATAGCTTATTGGAAAAGATGGATTGAGAAATGGCCTACcatagctgatttagctaaagcgGATGTAGAA GAAGTCAATGCGATGTGGC GTGGTTTGGGATATTATCGTCGTGCAAGATCATTACTTGCCGGAGCTAAAACAGTTatgtcaaaatcaaaatataaaggtagattacctgatgatccTGTGattttagaaaaagaaattgacGGTGTAGGAAGATATACAGCTG GAGCAATCTGTTCAATGGCATATGGTGTACGAACTCCAATT gtTGATGGGAATATACATCGGTTATTTACCAGATTATTAGCCCTACATGCACCACAAACAGCGCCCACTACAATCAAATTCTTATGGTCAAGTGCTGAACAATTAATTGGAACATTACCTACTGATGCGAATAGAAAAGGCATAGCAGGTGATTGGAATCAAGCTTTGATGGAATTAGGTAGTCAAGTATGTAAACCTACTTCACCAGATTGTCAGATTTGCCCAAtaaaatcaagttgtaaGGCTTATTCTGAG ATATCCAAATCGCCTCCTGAACCTACAACCTCCTCTTGTCCATTGTGTTCCCCGATACCCTCTTCAagcaattcatcaaaatcacatatACCGAATGTTACGATATTCCcaatgaaaaaggaaaagaaagcttcaagagatgaagaagaatccGTTTTAGTAGTTGAAtggaaaggtgaaaatggtgacAGGAAATGGTTAATGATAAAACGACCTGAAAAGG GGTTATTGGCTGGATTATTTGAACCTCCTACCACtcctacatcatcatcttctactacAACGAAAGACTGGCTGCAAGATTCTTTGACCGCTTTGCAAGATTATATTACCATACCATCTGACCTCGATCAATTGAAGGAAATTGGagaatatcaattcatctCATCTATACCTCATATATTCTCACATATCAATATgacatatcatatacatcactTAATAAtacaatcttcatctttatatcctttagaaccaccttcaatacTTCCCAATACGCCAAGAATAACAGTATGGttaaatcaagaagaaattgtaCATTCTAATATAGGTACAGGTGTAAAGAAAGTTTGGTCTGAACTTTATGGTTCATGGGGTTCATTCGATAGAGGTTCcgcatcatcaacattatcgaaaaaatcaaataaaaaagtaaaaatcGCTAAtaaccaaaaacaaaaacaaccTTTGGCAGAAACTGAAATGCAAAATGGGAAATTGGTATTGAAGCAAAAAATTATGATGCCTGCTATGCCTATACAAAAGGTCAAGCAATGA
- a CDS encoding protein disulfide-isomerase domain produces the protein MKFAISFAAFAFAALVGASNVIDLDTKNFEQYVGGDKPALVEFYAPWCGHCKNLAPVYEQLADAFPSDKVVIAKTDADGVGRDLGSKYGVTGFPTLKWFPKGSLEPVDYTSGRDLEALAGFVAEKSGVKSKIKPPPPPMAVQLDAGNFDEIALDDNKNVLVAFTAPWCGHCKNMKPAYEKVAKAFQSESDCVVAQMDADAAPNKPVAAKYDVRSFPTIKFFPKGSKEPIAYQTGRSEDQFIQFLNEHCGTHRSISGLLSETAGKVLTLDTLASSFFTASLPERPDVLGKAREYLATLTGSDNKTTTSAEYYVRAMERVIEKGEGWLNKEQARIAGLLASPSLAPTKLDELKIKANILSSFAVQKAAEAADVAEDVYEQVVDAAKQVPQQAKDGVDSFADAVQDKARKIKEEL, from the exons ATGAAGTTCGCAATCTCATTTGCTGCGTTCGCTTTCGCTGCTCTTGTAGGAGCGAGTAATGTCATTGATTTAGATACCAAGAATTTCGAACAA TAtgtaggtggtgataaaCCTGCTTTAGTTGAATT CTACGCTCC ATGGTGTGGTCACTGCAAGAACC TTGCTCCTGTATATGAACAACTTGCCGATGCTTTCCCTTCT GACAAAGTCGTCATCGCAAAGACAGATGCCGATGGTGTTGGACGTGATCTTGGTTCCAAATACGGTGTAACTGGTTTTCCAA CTCTTAAATGGTTCCCTAAAGGTTCTCTCGAACCAGTAGATTACACTTCCGGAAGAGACCTCGAAGCTTTAGCTGGGTT TGTCGCTGAGAAATCAGGTGTCAAGTCAAAGATCAAgcctcctcctcctcctatGGCTGTTCAACTTGACGCTGGTAATTTTGATGAGATCGCTTTAGATGATAACAAGAATGTTTTAGTGGCTTTCACTGCTCCTTGG TGTGGTCATTGTAAAAACATGAAGCCAGCTTATGAAAAAGTTGCCAAAGCTTTccaatctgaatctgattgTGTTGTTGCCCAAATGGACGCCGATGCTGCTCCAAACAAGCCCGTTGCTGCTAAATACGACGTTAGATCTTTCCcaacaatcaaattcttcCCTAAAGGATCTAAAGAACCTATCGCCTACCAAACCGGTAGATCCGAAGATCAATTCATCCAA TTTCTCAACGAACACTGTGGTACCCATCGATCCATTTCCGGTCTTCTCTCCGAGACCGCTGGTAAAGTCTTGACACTTGATACACTTGcttccagcttcttcacaGCTTCACTACCTGAAAGACCTGATGTTCTCGGTAAAGCAAGAGAATACCTCGCCACCTTAACCGGATCCGACAACAAGACAACTACTTCTGCTGAATATTATGTTCGAGCTATGGAAAGAGTTATCGAAAAGGGTGAAGGATGGTTGAACAAAGAACAAGCTAG AATTGCTGGATTACttgcatcaccttcattggCCCCAACCAAACTTGACGAACTTAAAATCAAAGCCAACATCTTGTCTTCATTTGCTGTTCAAAAAGCAGCTGAAGCAGCTGATGTCGCTGAAGATGTATATGAACAAGTTGTTGATGCTGCCAAACAAGTTCCTCAACAAGCTAAAGACGGTGTTGACTCATTCGCTGATGCCGTTCAAGATAAAGCtagaaaaatcaaagaagagcTTTAA